GGCAAAGACGGGCCATCAGCACATATGTCCTAACGCCATCCTGCCACTGCTGTAAAATAGCGTACCCTTGTTTAGGAACGGGACGTGGTCGTCTTGAACCTGGACCATGGGCCGATCGGGCCAGAAATATTCCACAATGTTGGGGTGATCCAGAAGCTGGTTCATGGAGTGTAAACGCTTTTCTGAGGAAAGTGCAGCGACAGGTTTGGTTAAAGTAGACTAGAAATTCACGGCCTAGCACGGCAACCATTCCCTTACTCACCAAtgtcctgcagcctcaggagcCAGCGCGCCGTGTTGGTGAAGTAGCTGCCGAAGCGCGGGCCGGCAGCACCGATCAGATCCAGCAGCACAAAGAGATCCTCGGAGAGACAGAATGCAGAGAGAGGTCATGCTAAGGTCATGCTAAGGTGGGCTAGTGTTGACAACAGAAAGCAGAGCTTGGGTACTATGCCATGCAGCAGGTTGGTGTCTGTGGATCCGGCAGGGTGTGGCGTGGCCTCCATCTTTCGAGCCAGGTGGCGAGAGCCGTATAGGGAATCCGAGGCGGTCCACCGAAAGAGGGCTTCCTCCCCGTCGAAGAAGATGAGCTGCAGGTTGAGGTCAGCACTGGACGCCTGCAAAGTCAAATCAGTCGAGTCAGTTTTTCTGCCTGTTGGTGGCTTTGAAACGACTGATGACAGATTTCATGGTGGTTTCTTATCAGCGAATGTGTTTCTTATTCTCCTTGGGCAGCCTGTGACAGGCCGCTGACTCTGAGATAAACATGCCTCCCAGCTGATCTCTGCCTTAACGCACACCCCGTTTGGTGTTTATACCATaggcaggggtcaaaggtcaactgtGACACAGGCTCAGGGCAGCGGAGCAACCTTTGAATAGTTTTAGCTTACTTTGGATCACCCTTGTTTACGCCGCAGACGCGTGCTTTTGGCGTGTTTAATGGAATCTCTGACTTATAGATGCGATTAATGAGtaggatgggagggggggggctgcaccTTCTGGGCTTTCAGCTCCTCATCCAGGGCTTGTGCCACCTCCAGCATCATGGCACAGGGCACGGCCGAATCAGTGGCGCCGTGGAACTCCCTCTGCCACTGGGGCGAGTAGTACTTGGAGTCATGGTGGCAGGCGAGGACCAGGCGGCGCTTGGCCGACGGGTTCAGAGTTGCGACGATGTTATTGAAGGGCAGACGGCCGTAGGGCGTTCCCGACATAAATTTATCCTCCGTTACTTCCCAACCGGCTCCGAGAGAACTCAGGGTGGTTTTGATGTGCTGTGAAGAGACGATTGAATACCAGTGAGGGAGAGGACTTTGGAAAGTCTGGGAACAGCCAGAGAAAGGACCTAAACTCACCTCCTGTACAGCCAGGCTGCCTGGAGAGCCTGGATACCTGATGACCAGCAACGGCTTCAGGTGCCTGGACCACATCTGACCCAGGTCAGTGTGAGACAGAGCAGTACGGCTCTCCTCCTCGGTCAGAGTGAGGGCTtggtgatggagctgaggcGGGACGCAGGAAACAATAAAAACCAGCAGGGAAACAGgtgcgttttcttttttaatagcACTATTTTGCTTAGTTATTTCATAAGAGTGGTATTCCCTTATTGAGCAACAAGAATGACAGTTACCGGCAATCCCAGGTCATTCAAAAATAGTTTAAATATCAGATTTACCAAAAACAAGATAAGAGACAAGCAACACGACTGAATAAAGAGGTGGGGAATGTTAAATCACCCTGACTCCCCGCTACACTACGGTCAGGAGTTTAGAAAACATATTGATCCACAGATTTCCACAGCGCTCGTTCATTTGGTCTCAAAGGTCACCTGGAGACAGCCAGGGTGGTTGTAGCGGCAAAATGAAGCCCCAACGGAGGCTCTGTAGGCTAATATTGAAGTGAGACACATGTACAGTCCAACGTTCTCCAACAAAGCCTGTTGAATGAAAACTGGGTCCAAATATGTTATATATGTATAGCTTCACACACCAAGCGTGTAATTACTGTGTTATATAAAAGAGCGGAGATGTATAATTATATGGGACTGAAAATAGTAGCCCAAAAAGCTGAGGTGCAGAGCCAGAGAGGGTGGACAGGGGATCCAGTATGTTGTCTATAAATACCACGATCTGTAGTTGGAGGGCTCGCCGGTGATGGCTGTGCTGCCATAGCAACCAGGAGAAGAGGCATGGGGAGCAACATAAATAAGATACATAAATGGCCAAGCACGCACAGGTGCACCCCCGGAGGAACCGCTTCATAAAGAGATATTACAATAATCCTTTGCCAATGATGAGATATAagacagtttttcttttttgaagtcTTCAGATCTTATTAGAATAACCAAACAGTTTTAAGCTGGTTATTGAAACAAATATAAAACTCAATACTTCCACAAGCAGTctactgtttgtttttacagctgaAGGCATTTTGGTTGCCCGCATAACCAGAATTTCCATTTCAGTGTGTGAAGATGGCAAAATGGTCACAAATGCGCCAGCTTCTTGCTCCAGACTCACCTTTTCTTCTGTCCAAGGCAGTCCTGCGGCGCGCTGGATGGAAGCCAGACAGACGGCAGCAGAATAAATGAAATACATGACTGACGGACGGGGGCTCCCTTCAGCCATCGCTGTTGACGCTCTTCTCAGCATTCCTTACCGATCATGTGAAGGGCTGAAGGGAGGACTCGGGGTTCTCGAACCGCGTACAGGCGTCACGGtgagtgcgcgtgtgcgtgcgtgtagaATCGGCAACAGCAATAGAGGCAATGTGGAAACCTGCGCTTAAAGGAATTCTAAATTGCACTTTAAATATGTTGGATATGCTTATATTAGTTTTGTAATTATTTGGGAGTAATTATGTCGCTAAGTAGaatttaaaagaagaaagagagaaagaactCGCGGTCCGTACGTGACGTATCACGCTGTACGTCACGACGTCAACCCGGAAGTGGGCGCACGCAGTGGTCAGCCTCACATGTCAACATGTTGCTATTTGGAGCTGAATTATAGAGTTACCAAATATCCAATTTAGCTTGTGTCATATAGATTACCTATTTTTTTCCTTGTGTTACAACAGTCATGTCTCGGGAGGTTCTCCTCTTGAAGGCGCAACTCaaggagagagatgaagagatcGCTGCTCTGAAGCACAAACTGGCACAACTGGAAAAGGTAGAAACCACGTAGCGGATTTAACGTCATTTTAAATGCTGATGGTCTTACCTTGATTGACAGTAGCTTTCTAGCTAGTCAATGAGCTTCATCTGTCACTGAAGATGGCAGCTTGTGGGACGGAACGCGTTTTAGCATTAAATTAGTTACTGCAATAAAAGAGGCAcgcagttgtttttgttttttcattttgcagaaTATTCTCCTTTCAGAACCATAACTCGGTGCAGGAGCTGTATGACAGAGTTACTCCGTTAACCCCTCTGACAGCCAAAACAGCACTCAGCAATGAAGACATCATGAGATACAGCAGGCAGCTCCTGGTGCCTCAGCTGGCTGTACAGGGtcagtgcacacacatacatgcagaATCCCACCCATGCAAGTTCCTACATTACTGATCATGACTGAATGGTGATGGCCCACAGGTCAGCTGAACTTATCCAAAACCTCAGTGCTGGTCGTGGGCTGTGGAGGACTGGGCTGCCCGTTGGCACTGTACCTTGCAGCAGCAGGCATCGGTAGGTTGGATACTTTTCACGAGAAAGTATCGGTGTTTTAGATGAGAGCTGTTTTTAGGAGAAGTTAATCAAAATGAACACTATCAATTGCTTGGTTTTACATCACCATTGTCTCATTTTTCCAAtttgagaagagaagaagaactgTGAACAGATCCACTGGACATGGAAAGCATGGGTTCTGAATTTGTTGTTCGGGCATTCGATGTTTGttgaaaaagcttatttctAACGTTGCAGGCCGACTTGGCTTGTTGGACTATGATGAAGTGGAGCTCAATAATCTGCATAGACAGGTGCTCCATGGGGAGGAGAACCAGGGACAGGCCAAGGCGCTGTCTGCCGCCCAAGCTCTTAAAAGGTACCAACTGGCTCTTTTACATTTATCCATATCCATATATACATGCGTATATACCAGCATATGTATCAGATGATTTAATTAATGCAGGTCTTCAACAGAGCAGCTCATATTTTGTTAGTAGTATACAAAAATTTGGATGATCACTGTTGTATTATGTTCCATATTACTTGAACACGTGAATTGTAATGCATTATTGTGCTGAATCTATTTATAGACTAGTTGTCGTCGATACCAAATGTAAAGTTTTTGGTTTATTGGAGGAAGTGGATGCTATAAAAGGGACGGTGGTGCTTTCCAATCTTTGCACGTTATGTTTCCTTGTGCATTTCACTATAGCTTCAGAACCTGTGTGAAGATATTATTTTAAAGATGTTTCTGTTTGGAACCTGGAGCTTCGGAGCGATTTCTCTAATTTTAAAGTGCATATTACAGGTTTTTACACATTACAAACTGTAATCTTGCCTAAAAATGACCATTTGAAAAGTGCATTGAGGATTGAAAATGGTTCCCAAGACACAAGGGCACAAATTTAATGAAAATTGACAGTTTTGGTGCCTCCTCTTCCAACAGCGTGTCATATTACATTTTATGCTGACGCTGCCAGAGATTAGTGCCGAGAGTAGTTTATTATCgagagtgtgtgtttcattACTTAGGTAATGTATTTAAACTCCAGCTTCCCAGGACATTGATTTTAACATAGAAAAGGAATCACCAGTGCCTGAGTCTCTTGTCCAGCTCGACCCACGTCTTTCTGCAGTTTTTTGTGCTCTTTAATACGCACTGCCTGTTCACGACCACAACGGGGCGCTATTTCTCTGCCAGTTTCCTGCGCTGCCGTCCATGCAGTCGCACATGCACAGATGTCCTGACCTTTTTCTCCTGCTAGCCCCATGTCAGATTAAAAACTCATATGTTGCGTGGTTTGttcttgttttaattaaatcagAAACATGGCACTTGTTGAAACACCTGTGGAAAGGTACTGAGAACGCTACCAGACTTTAAAATAGTTGGTTAATTCTGTATATGACTTTATGTTTGCAGGTTGAACTCGACTGTTGAGTGCATTCCATATCACCTGCAGCTCTCACCACAGAATGCTCTACAGCTTATTCAACAGTATCCtgccacaaccccccccccccctttttttgtggCGTGAAACTACTAATATATATAATTCTCTATACTGCTTGACACCAGTGTTGGAATATTTATTCGGCAAGTGTGTATCTCTGTTTGTGAGGACTCCTTGATTTTGCTTCCCTCATATACGATATCGTTGCTGACTGCTCCGACAACGTCCCCACCCGTTATCTGGTGAACGACGCCTGTGTGCTCAGCGGTAAGCCTCTGGTGTCAGCAAGTGCCCTAAGATTGGAGGGACAGGTAATGATAAAAATCTGCATCATCTGCTCTGGGTTCCAAATATTTCTTTACCTTaccctgtgtgtttgcagctaaCCGTATATAACTACCATGGAGGCCCCTGCTACAGATGTCTGTATCCagtacccccacccccagagaCAGTGACCAACTGTTCTGATGGCGGGGTCTTAGGAGTGGGTGAGTCTAGTCCTCCGAACTGTCCAGAAGCCTTTACCTTTGTGAAAACGTCCTGCAACTTTCCACTTTTCTTAAAGTACCAGGGATAATGGGCTGTGTTCAAGCTTTGGAAGTGCTCAAGATCGCTTCAGGACAAAGAAGTATCCTTGGTAGATGCACCACCTTTGTCCATTTGTTAGTTTTGACCAGGATTTTGTTGATTTATTCATCAAATGAATGGACAAAGAACTGTCACACTACGGTGGAGAGCGATGCACAAAGCCTGACCGTATTCCTAATTTGCTCGTTATTTAACAACACTTATTCAACTTGCAGACCGTGCTAACACTCAGACTTTCATTAAATATCTGTTTTCAGTTGTGAAACACCATAAGGTCAACTACATTCAGGCCTGTGTAGCTGTTCATATTCAAATGAGGGAGGTGCCACCTGATTCGCTGAATCACTCTTTTCACGAAACAGCCTGGCCCTTGACTTGGTGTGTCAGCTTCCTGCAGCCAAAAGCTGCTGATGTTCGACGCACAAGACGCCAAATTCAGGTCCATTAAGTTGCGACCCAAAAAGGCTGACTGTGCAGTTTGTGGAGAGGAGCCAAGTGTTACCCAGCTGGTGGACTACGAGACCTTCTGTGGGTCTGCTGCCTCTGATAAGGTTGGTCGTGAAACATAAATCTGATGAGGCACCTCATTTCATGGGGTCAGGTATGCCTGTTATCACAGGAATGTTGTTTTCTTAGGCGATAAAGTGCCTCGCTTACATCAGCTGAACTTTCCCATTTAATAAGCACAATTATTCTCATTTGAAAAATCTCTCATTGCCtgatttcctgtgtgtttcagtgtcgTAGACTCAACCTCCTTTCCAGAGATCAGAGGATCACAGTACAGGTAGAACACATATACCAAGGAACTGCTGGCTAGTGCGTGACTTCCTTAGTTAGTGCTATTTGTTTTATGATTACTTACAATTTTCAAGGTTTTCATTTGCTTTCATACACTGATTACATCTTAGAGTGGCCCCAGCCCACAAATGGGAAATGACTTAAAATGTGCCAGTACTTTTTCGACGGGAGAGAATAATATGTTCTATTTAGTGCCGAGAGTAGCGGCAGTGAATTGCGTCTGTTCGTGTTTCTGCAGAATAGCCAATTTCAAACTCGCCGAGTCATtaactccaaaaaaaaaaaaaaaaaaaagattgattggGCTGTAGTCAAGATTCAAAGAGCTCCAGCTAGGAGCAGTTTTGCTTCCAATGATTTGAGGGAAAACAGTGCGAAACCAAAATGAAATGGATTCGCACTATTTATCTCTGCGTCTTATATTAAATATTTGTGTCAAGTAATAAAATCACATCTCTCTCTATGTATGAAATGGTTCATtattgagttttttttaatgacaggAATATAAATCCATACTGGACAAAGCGGAGCCCCATCTTTTGTTGGATGTGCGCCCTCTTGTGGAAGTGGACATATGCCGTTTACCTTTCTCTCTCAGTATCCTTGACAgaatttcttatttctttttacGAGTTTCCAGTCCTCTCAATAAATTTGCAGTCATTTTCCTGATACTGTTGCCAGATATTCCCCTTTCGTGTTTAGAGGAAAGAAAGCTCGAAGATGTTCAGTTACTGAAAAGGCGAATCGACCAATTGAGACAGGGGAGGTCGGGTGACTTCCAGCCTCCAGGTAACTCCAAAACCCCATTATGAACAGGCACTTATACATATGCACAGCACTATGTGTCGGCTTGTTTTGGACTGCTGGGGTTGCTAGGTGACCCCTTTTCCAAAACAATTGCAGTCAACCCGTACAGCTGGTCTGCTTTAGTGAAATGAATATGCAAGAGGTTATTTTAGCGGTAATCTGGATATTCACCTTGTTTAGCTTTCTTGAGCGGCGGGCTAAATTTAGCCAGGTGACACCTCAACTATTTGTTCCAAAGGTTTCTTCCTGCGCTACATGTTCATTCGTTTGTTAAATGAGACGTTTGAGTATACTGAAGTCTGcaaatgtttgtcttctttGTCCAGTGTATGTGATCTGTAAGCTAGGCAACGACTCCCAGAAGGCGGTGCAGGTTATGGAGAAGATGAGTGGATCAGAAGTGGACGCTGTCACTGTAAAAGACATTTGCGGGGGCCTAATGGCCTGGGCAAAGACAATAGACTCCACCTTTCCTCAGTATTAATCCATTGTAAATACTTTTCCCTCAGTAAATGCGTGTTTTATATGTTATCAcattcctcatcttcttcctcaataaaacatgcaaaatggTATCtgaaacttgtttttcaatctGTATCAGATTATCAAAAAAACATGAGCTGGCAGTGATAACTCCTGCAAAACCATCTGTTCCTAGTTTTGCGTGTTTTTAGAATTCTGCTTGACTAATCCAGAGATTGCTTTATATAAATCTAATTAATGAACACgctttttcatgtttatttacaCATCCCCGACACGCATCGTCCTAGAAACCTCTCAAACTCAGTGTACACCTACCAGGAAAGACGCAAAGCACGTTTAATGAGAATAAAAGATAACATGTATCTGCGACATCTAGGAATCCATTAATCGTACGACAAAACTAGTACGTCCAAATTTGTGCGGGTCGTAATGGGTCTAAAAGTGTCGTGTAAGTTTTTTCCTTGAAATAACGGAAAAAGAATGCGCATGCGCACTGGTGGGCGGCGCCATTGCGTCACGGCGGCTGTAGTTTTAGTGTGACTCCTCAGCCCTTACAGTCTGTAATGCAGAGCGGAAGAAAAGACTACATCACCCAGACGCGGTGcctgctcttttttccctcgTCAAACGGGGGGAGTAGTCGCAGCTGGAAGGATAATAAGATGCGCATGAATTTACACTTTGGaataaaataatagaaaataaatggaCGGCTCGGTGAGTTTCAGCTCGCCCGTTTCTTAAACTTGTGTCGACATTTGTTGTAGTTAAGCCTCGACGCGGCGTTCAAGTGCGCGACTTCCCAAAGTTTGCCCATGCAATTTCAGACTGCGCTTTCCTCAGTTGATGGAGTTACAAAGTTTCTTCGTTCCACTCACAATGGAAAGAAAAGCAATCTCCGGCTGTGAAGGTAAAGGGACTTATCTCTGGGACATGCTAACGAAAGTCTGCTGTTAAACGAGCTTTACGTGGAGTCGTAGCCCGACTTTGAAAGAAGTCACCCCAGAATGCGTAAATGCACGTCTTGTATAACTTGTTTTGCTGGCATTCCCGACTCGAGTTGTGTTCTGCCAGCAAACCAATCGAAAGTGGGAGGGCTGCAGATGTTCAGAAGCCTcacttccagatgtttgtggagGTAGAATTCTTCTAACACCCTAATTATACGCTGTATCTACTCTTAACCTCGTTTTAACGACCAGCGCAGGAACCAGGCGGTGTATGCTAATCTGACTGGATTGAGCAGAGATTGCAGATACGATCAAAACTAATCTTTTGAAGCCATAAAATCTAGCTAAGCACCATCTCCAAAACTCACTCTGAAGAGCACAGCAATACCAATATGAATACTAGTTCAGGGCTCTTCACAATGATGAGGCAGGGTTACAATAAGTGGCTGTTTCAATAAAAATGCCTCTTTTTTATGAGGCTGCTGTGTCCTCCGTCAGTCTACAAATGATGTGTCGGTTCTTCATGTTCTTGGACTGTAAACAATCCATTTAACTGGGTATAAAAAGGCcggcatgtgtgtttttgtctgtctttgCAGTGGCAGTCCTCCTGTGGTCGGAGTGGATGACTGACCTCAGTCAGGAGAAGAAGCTCCCCTCCAGGACAAGTTTGCTGCAGTGATTTAGATGCAGGTATCTGTGCACAGACCTGTCTCTGCTAGCTGTCTATACGGGACGATCATGTTTGAATTCGCCGGGGCCTTCTCGGTTCGCGAAAAACCCTGACGTTTTGACGCAAAACACGCAGCGCTGGCTCAGAACTTGCGAGGATCAATCGCCCTCGCCATCGGGGTCTTATCAGCGGAGATTAAAGTCAATTGAAGCCTCCACTATTCAGCGTTTCAAGTCTCCATTGGAAGAAACCCAATGTCTGCCTCCTCTCCCCCATCTCTACCTCGAGCCTTCCTCCACTCTCTCAATCCTCACCGCCCGTCGTCGCCGTCCTCTTGGCCGAGCCCGTCCGGACCGATCTACATGCGGCTGTCCAACGGCAGCCACAGCGTCCCCAGCCCTACCAACTCCCGCGGCTCCTTCCATGGAGTgtccttcctgctgcagattgGACTGACCAGAGAGACAGTGAACCTTGAGGCCAGTGACCTCTCGCTGTCTGCTGTCAAGGACTTGGTGTGCTCCATAGTGGATCAAAAGGTAAGCGTGTCGTCTCATTCGTCAAGAAAACAGTATTTCCGATGCGACTTCCAGAAATCTGCTTCCTGAGaggaatttttttaatcagatttgGATTTAAAGTGTAAAACATATTGTGTTACAGCGCTGCTAAGAAATCTAAACTAGTATCCTTTCCCACTAAAACCGGAATCCTTAATCACCGGTGATTCAATCTAAAGTAAAACAACATCTGTTTttgattaaatatatattttgcaAAGGTTATCTGAACTGGTTTGGCAGTAATTATCTTCTCTGAGCTCGGGAACATGTACTTCATCACTACGAAGGATTAATGGTGTGCAAAGCTTGCTGGCGTAATGAAATGGCTCCTGTGTGCCTTCacaggttttatttttcttaaaccCCTTGTGTCTAATGATGATTACTCCATTTGCACCCGTGATTAAACATCAGCACTTTCATCAGCAGGGATCTGAACATTTAGGGCAAACCTATATTTGCTCCTGAGATgttacaaattaaaaaaaaacaggcagatagaggTAGAGGAGGTGATGGCGGTATTGTGCCCGTGTCTCTTTTGTGTTGACAAATTGACATTCCAGAGTCGATgggtaatgtttttttttttttttaaaggtctgCCGCTTTCCACTAGCCAGTTTTGGACATTTCTGTTCCCTCAAATCTCATCACTTCACATATTTGTGTGGGTCTTGTAACATATTGGCCAAGACTCCCCAGTGATCCATAAAGACGCTGCGGTGAGGTCATGGTATAAAGCTGCCAGAAAAGTAACATATTTCTGAAATATGTTTTATCCTGTGTATCACTTGTGTAGTGAATGAATCTAAGAAAAACCCTTTTACTCTTGGGAACTATATAAATATACGTTAAACATCCTGTATATACTAATACATCAGTTTTATTGTAATATCCCGCCACGGTCAGTTTCAGCCTGCTCGTCCACGGTGCAGTGCCTTAACTAATAATGAAATCCAGCCATATGGCTTTGATATCAGTGGAAAATGTGACTGTAGGCCTTGAGCACTCTCCAGTCCATCTTTGCGTTCCCTCCTCTTCTGAAATATGCATGACGGCTTTTTCAGAAATCCATCCTTTTCCAGAGGATCTCTGGCCCCCAGCTTAGCCGGCGACACTTGTCCCAGGGTAGCTAGAGTCAGCGGGGCCCCGGGTTTTTGACACGCTGGCCCTATCCGTGCTGCTGTTTCCTCCGCTGAGCGCTCTCCTGCCCGACAGCGTGACTCAGCAGTCAGACACGCAGCAAACAGGAAAGCAAGTGCCAACTTAAAGCTGTCAGGCCAGCGTCGGCTCTTCTGCCGAGTCAGCTCCTCCAGTTCGGGATGCAGGTGCGCGCGAATCACGAGGTTAACCACACCGGCATCGTGACAGACTTCATCTAACTGCAAACAGTTTGCCTTGTCTTCCTGTAGCTTATATAGGTCGGGGCCACTGTGTCAGCAGGCCAAGAAGAACGCACGCTCCTTTTGCTGAGGAGGAAGCTCAGCGTTCCCTCAGACGTGCTCCGAGCTGTAGATCTTGTCATATCTTTTCCACgagtcattttttcccccagcctGCAGCCAGAGCACCTAAACACTTGACCTCCTGCAACAGTGAAGCTGGATTTGCAGCCAACTCTTGGGAACACAAGGAGATACCACGATACAGTGGGGGTTGGGTTTTATGGTGGGGCATCAGATTTCACCTGTTGATCTCGCTGCTACATCACCATACATGGTTATTCTTTCTTTCATATATGAAACCCTGGCTCTCATTTTGGTGTTTAAACACTGAATCTGTCTTATCCTGTAGGCCAGGGTTTTAGGGAAAAGGTTATTTTCTCGTGAAGTGGGCACACTTTTGCATTTGTTGTGCTGGATCTGCTACAGCGAACAAAATTCTGTTGTTAATCAGTTGTAAAATTTCGAGATATGTATGTATAATATGCCTTCAAGGCCAACATGTCATTTTTTCCACTTAACCCCTTTAGTTTTGAATCAGCCTCATTGTTTGACAATGGGCTGTGCAGCTTGTTATTATAGCTGTGTACTGTATGGATTTATCACGTTAAGGCTCAGCCACATGACCTGCCAGCTTCCTAGGGATAGCTTTACTTTCCCTGTGTTCTCTCTGCTGAAGGATGTGACAGTGGTGGTTTGGGCCACACTCACAGCCACCGCTGGTTAATGCCAGAACTAGTCAGAGGCAACCTGAGCTTGATAGATTGTCTTTGCTGAGCTTTTGTGGTTTGGGCTCCTTCAGTCCATCAGCTACTTGTGAATGTGGCTGCTTGGTGTCACCGTTTGGCACAAGGCTATCGTCTCTGAGCCAGGCCCCCTGAGGGCTGTGAGAAAGGGTAAAGGAAGCCAGTAATGGGTGGTGGACTCCCGCCCAGTTGGGTGCCAACCAGCTCGGTTCCATCCCATGCCGACATTGCCATTGGCTACGTTCGCGTTCAAGTTGAGCCTAGCCCTGTTTTTTGGGTCGGGCCATGACTCCTCCGTCTCGTTTTTGGGCTTGATGAATAGCTTTAGATAAACATCCATAGCCTTTACTTGTTGAGGGCTTCCTGTTTAGTGTCGCTCAAGTCATCTCATGCAGCCAGCGAGGGAGCAGCGGTGGGACAAAAGTTCACGACTCCCAGTCAGGCAGCTGGTCAGCCTGGACGGTCAACACTGCAGGACATTCCTCTCCATCCAGGCATTTTTGGAGGATGATGTGAGGTTGCTTGGGATGGGCGTAATGAATGGTAGGAAACCAAAATATTTGAGGCTGTACACTTGCCTCAGGAATACTGAACATCTGACACGTCTGGATGGATGCAGAAATGGCAGTTGcgcaatcaaaaaaaaaaatcattttcggTCTTCATGCGAAAGTATTTAAAATCCTACGTGCATCAGAATTTTCCGGTCAGTACTGGCAGCAGTCCTGCTTTATATAAATGAAGAATTTACAGTTTAACATTTGgctgcgttttttttttttttttttcacaatcaaaacggatgatcaaacttagCTGGAGGAAGGAAATGTGAAGTTTTTCTGGCACAGGTAATggaaaaaacattaaagcaTCACCTCAAATGTTAGTTTATCAAttcttttacatttgtgtgttgtttgGACTTTTTCTAGGGGCTTTTTATTCCCAGTTTGCCTGGAATATTGTGAAAGGCAGCCGCCTCAGCCGCAGGTTTCCCTACTGGTTTAGTCACTGCTGTAATTCCCAGTTTCTGGTCGAGGGCTGTAGAAGCGGCTCTGTAATTAGCACAACAAAGGATTTTTCAAGTCAGGAACAAGCAATGTTgtagaacatacagtaaaataGGACAGTTCATTAAAACAACAAGGTTTTGATCACTCCTAAAGCTGAAGTAACATTAATTTAGACCTTCTAAAGCAGAGGTGACCCAATCCAGTTTTTGATGACCTTGGCCGGGTTTTTTGGAAAAGCTTCCTACAAGACGTCGTCTACCTGCTAGGACAGAAATCCTGGCAGcggccctggaggactggatcTGGTTACCCCTGCTTTAAAGGTTAATTACAATGAAAAAGTGGCCTTTTAGCCCCCGCGCGCCGCCGCTacgttctttttttaaaaactcatcaTTTATTTCCAGCCGATTAcattgttatcattattgtgactgctgaaaaaaaacaagtcttctTTGTACAACTTTAAAGCTCACTTGCACACGGAATCTATCAATTTCCCCGGGCCTTGGAGTAATTTGTGGAAAAAAGgagtgagagagggggaaaaaaagagaaaacaaaatctCTGAAGTAAAGAGAGCTACGTAATTTTTACCATCTGTAG
Above is a genomic segment from Takifugu rubripes chromosome 2, fTakRub1.2, whole genome shotgun sequence containing:
- the qpct gene encoding glutaminyl-peptide cyclotransferase; translated protein: MLRRASTAMAEGSPRPSVMYFIYSAAVCLASIQRAAGLPWTEEKLHHQALTLTEEESRTALSHTDLGQMWSRHLKPLLVIRYPGSPGSLAVQEHIKTTLSSLGAGWEVTEDKFMSGTPYGRLPFNNIVATLNPSAKRRLVLACHHDSKYYSPQWQREFHGATDSAVPCAMMLEVAQALDEELKAQKASSADLNLQLIFFDGEEALFRWTASDSLYGSRHLARKMEATPHPAGSTDTNLLHGIDLFVLLDLIGAAGPRFGSYFTNTARWLLRLQDIEKRLHSMNQLLDHPNIVEYFWPDRPMVQVQDDHVPFLNKGVHVLHLIPSPFPSVWHTFDDNEQNLDRATIQNLNKIVQVFVLEYLNVRPTVATSPQNSG
- the mocs3 gene encoding adenylyltransferase and sulfurtransferase MOCS3, encoding MSREVLLLKAQLKERDEEIAALKHKLAQLEKNHNSVQELYDRVTPLTPLTAKTALSNEDIMRYSRQLLVPQLAVQGQLNLSKTSVLVVGCGGLGCPLALYLAAAGIGRLGLLDYDEVELNNLHRQVLHGEENQGQAKALSAAQALKRLNSTVECIPYHLQLSPQNALQLIQQYDIVADCSDNVPTRYLVNDACVLSGKPLVSASALRLEGQLTVYNYHGGPCYRCLYPVPPPPETVTNCSDGGVLGVVPGIMGCVQALEVLKIASGQRTSCSQKLLMFDAQDAKFRSIKLRPKKADCAVCGEEPSVTQLVDYETFCGSAASDKCRRLNLLSRDQRITVQEYKSILDKAEPHLLLDVRPLVEVDICRLPFSLNIPLSCLEERKLEDVQLLKRRIDQLRQGRSGDFQPPVYVICKLGNDSQKAVQVMEKMSGSEVDAVTVKDICGGLMAWAKTIDSTFPQY